One Mycolicibacterium doricum genomic window, ACCCAAACTCGCGCAGATGATGTCGCTGATCACCCGCTACGCCCCGGAGTCGGTGTTCCCCACGATCGAGAGCTGGCCCGCCGAGTCGATGCGCCATCACCGGCAACTGCTGACCGCACTGGCCGAGCACGACGATGCCCTGGCGCGGACCGCGATGTCGGAGCACCTCGCGTCGGGGGCCGGACCGCTCATCGAGCACCTCAAGACGCGCGGCGTGGTCCGGTAATCGAAGCCGTCCAGCGGATCTCCGAGCATTCGGACGTGCAGATGGCGGCACGGCGTGACAGTGGCGGGTGCCTGTGGTCGATCCTCGCACCGACCAAATCGGCCGTGAGCCGAATCCCGGGTTTCAACCGTGTTCGTACAAGGCACGAACGGTGTCGACGGTATCCGCCTCTGCGGGCGATTTGTCGTCTCGGTAGCGCAGAACGCGAGCGAACCGTAGCGCCAGCCCGCCCGGGTACCGCGTCGAACCCTGGATCCCGTCGAACGCGATCTCGACCACCTGCTCGGGCCGCACCGTGACCACGTACCCGTCGGTCGGACCGTCGGCCAGTGCGAGGAACCGGGTGGTCTGCCAATCGAGCATGGCGTCGGTCATGCCTTTGAACGTCTTGCCCAGCATCACGAAACCCCCCGTCGCCGGGTCGCGGGCACCGAGGTGGATGTTGGACAGCTTGCCGGTGCGCCTGCCGCTGCCCCACTCGACGGCGAGGACCACCAGATCCAGGGTGTGGACGGGTTTGACCTTCAACCAACCCGCCCCGCGGCGGCCCGCTTCGTATGGGGCTGCAGGGCATTTTGCCATCACGCCTTCGTGGCCGGCGGCGAGGGTGGCTTCGAGGAAGCGCTGTGCGGCGGCACCGTCGTCGGTGATGAGTCGGTCGACGCGGTACGCCGCGGGGACCAGGTGGTCGAGAACCCGCACCCGGTCGACGGTCGGATGGTCGAGCAGATCGGTGCCGTCGACGTGCAGCAGGTCGAAGACGAACACCGACAGGGGTTGCGTGGCACCCGAAGCCGCCCGACCGAACCGTGACGCGGTCACCTGGAACCGGTGCGGGCGCCCGTCGGGGCGCAGCGCGATCGCCTCGGCGTCGGCGATCAGGTCGGTGACCGGCAGCGCGAGCGCCGCATCGACCACCTCAGGTAGCCGGGCGGTGACGTCGTCGAGGGAACGGGTGTATACCGCTACGTCCGATCCCTGGCGGTGGATCTGCACGCGTGCGCCGTCGAGTTTCGCCTCGAACACCGCAGTTCCGCCCAGCCGGTCAAGTGCTTCGGCGACTCCGGTCGCGGTCTGGGCGAGCATCGGGCCGACGGGCGTACCCACCTGCAGGGTGAACTGTGCCAGCGCCGCGTCACCTCCGGTGAGCGCCGCGGCGGCCACCGCGGGCAGAGCGCCCGCGAGCATCGCCGCACGGCGCACCTCCGCGGCGCCGACCCCTGTGGCCTTGGCGACGGCGTCGGCCATCACGCCGATCAACGCCCCCTGACGCAGTTCTCCGGTCAGCAGGCGGCGGAGGAAGGTCTGCTCGACCGGGGTGGCCGAGGCGAACAACTCGGCGATCAGCGCCGCGCGGCGAGCCTGTGAACCCTTACCGGCGGCGGCCCCGATCTCCGAGAACGCCGCGTCGACCTCCGTCACGGTCAGTGTCGGTGCGGCGGCCGGTTCCGGAAGCGAACGCAATGCCGCCCAGCCGACGCCGATCTGGCGCTGGGGCAGTTCACCGGACAGCCACGCGACCGTCACCGCGATCAGCCGGACATCCTGCTCCGCGCCCGCTCGGCTCAGCAGATCGGCGATCCGGGCGGTCTTGGCCAGCCGCGACGACATCCCGCTGACGTCGACCGAGGCGGTGGCGACATCGACGAGCAGCACACGTCGAGGATGGCACGCCGGTTAGACATTCCTCAGCAGAGCCTCGAGGACGCCGGCTTCTCTGCGCGGTGTAGCCGCCGGCGCGCAGGCGGAAGTCGTCGATCCATGGAGTGTCGGGCGCCCACGTTCAGACGAAGAGACAGTTCAGACGAAGAGACATCAGACGAAGAGACATCAGACGAAGAGACATCAGACGAAGAGACATCAGACGAAGAGACATCAGTCGACGCGGAAAGTGACGGTGTGCCAACCCGTGGCGCCGTCGGGCACCGGGTCGGCGCGATCCTCGGTCTGCACTACGCCCGTGTTGTCCGTGGCGCGCACGGTCATGGTGTACCGGCCCGGCTCCTTCGCATCCCACGGAAAGCTCCACAGCCGCCATGTGTCGTTGGAGTAGCTGTCGCCGAGCTGGGCCTGCCGCCATTCGCCCCGACCGCCGGGCGGATCGATGCGGACCTCGACAGCGCGCACGCCGCGGTCCTGCGCCCACGCCACGCCGCCGAAGGTCACCGGCCCCGATGCGACGTCGGTTCCGCTGCGGGGCACGTCGATTCGGGACTGGGTCTTGATCGGCCCCCGCTCAGACCATCCCAATCTCGTCCAGTACGCCTGCGCCCGGTCGAAGCGGGTGAGTTCCAGGTCCACGACCCACTTGGTGGCGGACACATACCCGTACAGTCCGGGCACCACGAGACGGGCTGGGTAACCGTGTTCGGTCGGCAGCGGTTCGCCGTTCATGCCGATCGCCAGCAGCGCATCGCGCGAATCGGTGAGTGCCTCGACTGGGGTGCCCGCGGTGAATCCGTCCTTCGAGGTGGACAGGACCATGTCGGCGTCTGCGTGGATCCCCGCCTCGCCCAACACGTCTCGCAAGCGGTATCCGGTCCAGGTGGCATTCGAGACGAGGTCGCCGCCCACCAGGTTCGACACGCACGTCAACGTCACGACCTTTTCCACCACCTCGAAACGCTCGAGGTCGGCGAAGCGGTAGGTGATCTCGCGGTCCACCATCCCGTGCACCCTCAGCTGCCACTGATCGCGGCTCAACTGCGGCACGCTGAGCGCGGTGTCGATGCGGTAGAAGTCGGCGGCCGGCGTGACGAAGGACGGCAGGGCCACACCGGAGGGCTGTACCGTCGCCGGTATCGACGGTGCAGGCACATCGACGCGCGGCAGCGAGAACGCGGCGCGATCACCGCTGACCGAGGCGGCGCGCCTGGAGAGAGCGGCCCCGGCCACACCCGCGACACCGCCGGCGGCCAGGAAGCCCAGCGCCATCAGCGAGAGCCGGCGGCCCCGGTCGACGGTGGCGGTCTCAGCCGCATCGGTGACCCGGCCGGACAGCAGTAGGTGCAGAACCGCGACCCCGCAGACCGTTCCGGCGATCGTCGGGACCAGGTCCACCGCGTCGGCGCCGGACCGGGACAGCACCGCGGCGGCACCGAGCACGCCACCGGCGACGATCGCGGCGCTGCCCACCGGTACGCGCCGCGTCTGCAACGCGGCGCTGACGGCGGCGAGTATCGCTATCACCGCCACAACGAGAAGCGACAGCACCAGCTTGTCGGCCATCCCGAACGTCGCGATCGCCCACTCCTTGACCGGACCGGGCGTCGTGTCGATCACCGCGGAACCGACAGCGGTGCGGGCGTCGGCTTCCGGACCGAACGGCGCCGCCGTCAGTTCGGTGACACCGACCGCGACGGCCGCTGCGGCGATACCACACCAGGCGCGCGTGGTACGTGGGAGACCGGCCATGACCGCCACGGTAGTCAGTCCGCGACCCGAAAGCCTTAACGAACCGTGACGTCGGCGGGGTCCTACACCGCGTCCAAGTGCATCGCCGGAATGTGCGATGCTCGACGGGCAGTGCATCCGGCTCGGCACCGGACAGCGGGGCGCTGGCACGTAGTGGAAGTTCGATCCGCTCACGCCGGCCGCGGCACCGCCGCGAGCGACGCCTGGCCGATCCAGGACGGCACCGCCCGACGGACGTCGGCGGGACCGGACACCGCCGCACTGCCGTCGAGAAGGGCCTGCTGCCAGCTGCAGTCGCCGCGCCAGATCCTGGTCAGCGCCCGCACGCTGGTCTGCACCGTGGCCGTCACCTCGTAGCCGGGGTCGAAATCGCAGACGTCGGCCCGCCCGTCGTCGACAACAAGCCACCACCGCGAGGTGCCCGCATCGACGCCGCCCAGGCGGAAGGCCACGGTGGTGCGGCCCCCGGGCCACCGCGCCACCGGGAGGCTTCTGCGGATGTCCCACATGAGCAGATGGGGGTCGAGGTCCTCATCACCGAGGCCACCGATCCAGCGCACGCCCCAGGTGCCCAGCGCGTCGACCACCGCGGCCAGTTCCTGACCGCAGCGGGTGAGCGAATAGCTGGTGCGACCGTCGATTTCGGTGCGGTCGACGACCCCGGCGCGGGTCAGCGCTTTGAGCCGTTTCGACAGCAGCGCCGGCGACATCTTCGGTACGCCACGCCGCAGCTCGTTGAAATGCGCACTACCGAGCAGCATTTCGCGGATAACCAGCATCGTCTATCGTTCGTCGAGCACTTCCATGGCCTTGGCCACCGGGCAGAACTGGCCGTAACCCGACATCGACACACCTCCTCGACGACCGCACAGACATCGTCGCGCACAAACCGCCGGCAGTACAGATCTGGAACTGGAAACGCCGCGGACGAAGGGTGACGATGAGTGCATCGGAACAAGGAGGACGCGTCATGAGCAGCGACACCGTCACGGTCGATGACCGGCAACTGGCCGCGAAACACCGGTCCATGTGGGCCTCCGGCGACTATCCCAAACTGGCGGCCGAACTCGTCGCCCCGCTGGGGCAGGTGCTGGTCGAGGCCGCTGGAATAAGCGCAGGCGACCGGGTTTTCGACGTCGCGGCGGGCACCGGCAACGCCGCCATCCCGGCCGCCGCCACAGGCGCCGCGGTGACGGCGAGTGATTTGACTCCCGAACTGCTGGAGGCCGGCCGCGCGCTCGCCGCACAGTCCGGTGTCGAGCTCGAGTGGCAGGAGGCCGATGCGCACACTCTTCCTTTTGCGGACAACGACTTCGACGTCGTCATGTCCTGCATCGGAGTGATGTTTGCGCCCTACCACCAACGCGCGGCCGCCGAGCTGATCCGGGTGTGCCGGCCGGGCGGAAGGATCGTGCTGATCAACTGGACACCCGAGGGCCACATCGGCCGGCTGTTCGCCACCATGAAGCCCTACATGCCGTCCCCGCCGCCCGGCGCGACGCCGCCGCCGCAGTGGGGGCGTGAGGAGCACGTGCGAGAACTCCTCGGGGACCGGGTCACCGATGTCGTCGCCCAGCGCCGCACCCTGCCGGTGACACATTTCGCCGACGGTGCCGAGTTCCGCGACTATTTCAAGGCCGTGTACGGCCCGACCATCGCCGCGTACCGCAATGTCGGTGACGACTCGGACCGAGCCGCGCAGCTGGACACCGACCTCGCGCGGCTTGGCGATGAACTGATGGGCGGACCGTCGCGTATGGAATGGGAGTATCTGCTGCTGACGGCGGGTAAGGCCTGAGACGATGTCGGCATGCCCGATGCCGCGCAGCAACTACCCACCCTGACCGACGACGATGTAGCCGCCCTGACGCGGTGGGCCCGCCGGGAGGGTCTAGGCTCCACCGTCACCGACGTGACCCCGCTGGCCGGTGGCAGCCAGAACGTCGTCGTCCGGCTGCGCCTCGACGAACGGCCGATGGTGCTGCGCCGTCCGCCGGTTCATCCGCGCCCGGCCAGCGACAAGACGATGCAGCGCGAGATCGCCGTGCTGCGCACCTTGGCTGGAAGCCCCGTGCCACACCCGGGTTTCATCGCGGGATGTGAGGACCTCGACGTGCTCGGCGTGGTCTTCTACCTCATGGAGGAGATCGACGGGTTCAATCCCGGCAACGAGGTGGCCGAGGCCTACCGGCACGATCCCGGCATGCGCCACCGGGTGGGGTTGTCCTACGCCGCGGGCCTGGCGCAGCTCGGTAACGTGGCGTGGGAGGGCAGTGAACTCGCCGCGATCAAACGCCCGGGTTCCTTTCTGGCCCGCCAGGTACCCCAATTCCTGCGGCTGCTCGGGAGCTATCGCCACGATCGCTACTCCCCGGAATGGCTACCGGCCGTGACGGATTTGGCCGAATGGCTTGAGAGCAATCGGCCCGCCGACGGCGAGCCGGGCATCATGCACGGAGACGCGCACCTCAACAACGTGCTGCTGCGCCGGGACACCCCCGAACTGGCGGCGTTCATCGACTGGGAGATGTGCACCGTCGGTGATCCCCTGCTGGATCTCGGATGGATGCTGATCTGCTGGCCGCACGAACCGAATCCGATCAACGCCGGGTCGGAGTTGGCGGCCCTCGGCGGGCTGGCGAGTCGCCGTGACCTACTGGACGCCTACGTGTCCGCGGGTGGCCGGCACACCGACGCGCTGCATTGGTATCTGGCGATGGCGTGCTTCAAACTCGCCGTCGTGATCGAGGGGACGTGGTCGCGGTTCTTGGCCGGCCGTGCGACGAAGGAGGCCGGCGAGCGGTTGCACACCTCGGCGACCAACTTGATCGATCTCGGGATGCGCGTCGCGAAGGGTGAGGACGTCTTCGCGTGAAGACGCCGGGGTGGCCGTGTCTCGGCGCGCTTTCTGACCTGCGACGCCGATCGCGAGTCCCATCGGGCCGGCCGGCGCATGGCGGACCACCACCGGCGGCAGACCGGCGCGGCGAAAAAAGCGTTTGCATCGCCGCCGCGCGGAGGTCTAGCATCGCCCACGTGCCAAGGCGACTTGTAGTAGCAACCCGCAGCGGGGTCTGATCCGGACCGACCCCTCGCTGCGGGTCGTTGCTACATCGTCGGTCACCTCCTCCTCCAGAGAACCGGCACATGATCACCACATCGCCAGCAGTCGCCCTCACGCCCACCGCCGGCGAGACCGCACCGCATGCCTGGAATTCGCGGCTGCCACGCGGTCTTCGTAAGGAGGTCGACGAGATGACCTGGGACGCGTTCCTCGACGAATACGCCCCCACGGCCGGCCCACTGCGGCTCGGTCAGTGGACTTGCACCGACACCGAACGCCCGGCGGGTCGGCTCGGCCCGCAGGCCCGCAACTTTCAGGCGACGCTGGCACTCGGCGACCGGATCGCCACTGCGACGGCGGCCGCATGCGGTCCGATCGCAGCGCTGACCGCGATGCTGCACGACCAGGGCATCGCCGTGGAGCTGGTCGCCTTCCACCAGATTCCCGCCGGCTCACACACCGCGACGTTCATCCGCGGATCCGACGGCACGCACACAGAATGGGCGATGGGCTGGTCTCAGGACCCCACCCAGTCCGCGCTGCGGGCCGTCATCGCCTGCGCCAACCGGCTGCTCGCCGCCTGAGTCAGCGCAGCGGACGCAGGACGATCGGCATGCCGTCCATCGGCACCGGCATGCCCGCGTAGTCGAGCTTGGACACGTAGCCGGGCCGCGACGGCTCCAGCCGGTAGCGGCGCAGCAGCCGGTGCATCACCGTCTTGATCTCCAACTGGCCGAACACCATGCCGATGCACTTGTGGGCGCCGCCACCGAAGGGCGCAAACGCATACCGGTGTTTCTTGTGCTCGTTGCGCGGTTCGGCGAAGCGGGCCGGGTCGAACTTCTCGGGGTCGGTCCACAGCTCCGGGAGGTGATGGTTGACCGACGGCCACGTCACCACGTTCGTGTCGGCCGGGAGATAGTGGCCCAGCAGTTCGGTGTCGCGGACCGTCTGGCGGACGTTGAACGGCAAGGGCGTCACCAGCCGCAGCGATTCGTTGGTCACCAGGTCGAGGGTCTCTAGCTTCTCGAGTGCCTGGATGTCGAGGGGCCCGTCTCCCAGACGTTGGGACTCCTCGCGGCAGCGATCCTGCCACTCCGCGTTGCGCGACAGGTGGTAGGCCATCGTCGTCAACGTCGAGGTCGAGGTGTCATGTGCCGCCATCACGAGGAAGATCATGTGGTTGACGATGTCCTGGTCGGAGAAGGTGTTGCCGTCCTCGTCGGCGGTGTGGCACAGCACCGTGAGCATGTCGGTGCCCTGGGAGCCGCGCCTATCCTTGACCCGCTGCTCGAAGTAATCATCGAGCACCTTGCGGGCCTGCAGCCCGCGCCACCACTTGAACGGCGGCAGGCTCGTGCGGATGATCGCCCCGCCGGCACGGGTGGCCATCGTGAAGGCGTCGTTGACCTTGGTGACCAGCTCCTTGTCGGTGCCGGGTTCGTGGCCCATGAACACCACGGAGGCGATGTCGAGGGTCAGCTCCTTGACCGCCGGATAGAACAGGAATCGGGGATCGTTCTCCACCCAGTCGCGGGCGATGACCTGTGAGGCGACCCGGTCGATGTGCTCGACGTAGCCGGCCAGCCGGGTACGGGTGAAGGCCTCCTGCATGATGCGGCGGTGGTACATGTGTTCGTCGAAGTCGAGCATCATCAGTCCCCGATTGAAGAACGGCCCGATGACCGGATGCCAGCCGCGCTGGGAGAAGTCCTTGTTTTTGTTCGAGAAGATGGCCTGCGTGGCGTCGGGTCCGAGTGCGACCACCGCGGGCAGCGCGGGGGAGTAGGCGTAGTGCAGCGGACCGTAGGTCTCGTACACGTCGAGGAGGTAGTCCGGCCCGCTGCGGAAGGTCTCGATCATGTGGCCGAGCACCGGTAGGCCGGAATCGCCCATCACCGGTTTGAGCCCGCTGCCGGCCGGCGGCTCGGCCAGCACGAACTGCTTCCACTCGTTGTTGTGCAGCTTGGTTCGCAGCCGCTCCTCGACGATGCCCATGCCCGGGATGGTGTTCAGTGTCGGTGTGAACCGCCGCCGGGCTTGGTCGAGCAGATAGTCCGAGGTGCTGATGGTCGCCATCTGAACGCTCCTGGTGATCACAACGCTGTGGTGCACGTCACCTGCTCCTCATCCTGACCGGCCTTCTTGACGCGTGTCAAGTTTTGTTCTGGCTCGCCGCGGTGCCATGGTTGGGTGTCATGACCGCCCAATCCGCCACGCCTGAGATCCGCCGCCGCCGCGGCGACCGGCAACGCGACGCGATCGTCGCCGCGGTTCGTGAGCTGCTGGAGGAGCAGCCGTTTGCCGACCTGTCCGTCAGCGCCATCAGCGAGCGGGCCGGTGTGGCGCGGTCGGGGTTCTACTTCTATTTCGACTCCAAATACGCCGTGCTCGCGGTGATCGTGGCCGACGCGATGGCCGAACTCGACAAGCTCACCCACGACTTCGCGCCCCGAGAGTCCGACGAGTCCCCCGACACCTTCGCGCGGCGCATGGTCGGTTACGCCGCCGCCGTGTTCGCCAGCAACAACCCGATCGTGCGTGCCACCACACTGGCCCGGAACACCGATGCGCAGATCCGAGAGATCATGAACGATTTCGAGGACACGGTGATCGAGAAGATCGTCGGGCTCGTGCGCCAGGACGAGGGCGTCCGGCCGATCTCCGAGGACCTGCCCGCACTGGTCCGGACGCTGACCGCCACGACGGCAATGACGTTGTCGCGCGACAGCGGTTTCATCGGCCGCGGCGCCGATCCAGCGCGGGCGCTCGATGTTGTCGAGCGCCTGTGGCTGTATGGCTTGTGGGGCAGCTCAGAGGTGCGCGCCCGGTTGAGCGGACGGGCCGGCGGGTAGGGTCACCGCCATGACGCAGCGCAGCGGATTCACCGGCAAGCGTTGTCTCCTCACCGGTGCGGCCAGCGGTATCGGGCGTGCGACGGCCCTGCGGCTGGCGCGCGACGGCGCCGAACTCTTCTTGACCGACCGCGACGCCGACGGGCTCCAGACCACCGTGGCCGACGCGCGTGCGCTCGGCGGCAAGGTCGCCATGCACCGCGCGTTCGACATCTCCGACTACGACGCCGTCGTACAGTTCGCCGCCGACATCCACCGGGCTCACCCGGCGATGGACATCGTGATGAACATCGCCGGCGTCTCGGCGTGGGGCACCGTCGACCAACTGACCCACCAGCACTGGAAGTCGATGGTCGACATCAACCTGATGGGGCCGATCCACGTCATCGAGACCTTCGTGCCGCCGATGGTCAAGGCGCGCCGGGGCGGTCACCTGGTCAACGTGTCCTCTGCCGCGGGGCTCGTCGCGCTGCCCTGGCATGCCGCCTACAGTGCGAGCAAGTACGGTCTGCGCGGGCTTTCCGAAGTGTTGCGCTTTGACCTCGCGCGCCATCGGATCGGGGTGTCGGTGGTGGTGCCCGGCGCCGTGAAAACGCCACTGGTGCAGACAGTTCAGATCGCCGGCGTCGACCGCGATGATCCGAACGTGAAGAAGTGGACCGAGCGCTTCAGCGGCCACGCCGTGTCCCCTGAACGGGTCGCGGAACGCATCCTGGCCGGTGTGCGCCGCAACCGCTACCTGATCTACACCTCGCCTGACATCCGTGCGCTCTATCTGTTCAAGCGCACGATGTGGTGGCCGTACAGCGTGGCGATGCGGCAGGTCAATGTGTTGTTCACCCGCGCCCTGCGGCCCCGCCGGTAGGGCTCAGCGTCCACCACAGTCCCACGGTCGGGTGCTCAACAGCCCCTGGCCCTCCACCGGGCCTCGCCGAACTCCTTGTACAGCGCAAGCCGGACGGCGACTCTCGACCGTCGCACCGTCGAACGCGTCCGCGACCGCGTGGGCGAGATCGTCGAAGCCGGTCTCAATGATGGTCGCCACGGCGGCGGCCAGGTCACTTCCGTCGGCGGAGAGCCCCGGTGTCCGCGTCCTGACCTGAGGGTGACGCGCTGCCTTCAGTGGTGCCTGTGCGGGGCGCGCCGGCGACCTGTCCGGGGCCGGCCCACAGCGCCGACTCCGAGTCCGGAGCATGAGGCGAGGTTAATGGTCTGAGGTGACAACGGCTTCCGGGGTCTTCGGGATGTTCGAGGGTCCCGGCATCGCCAACTCGAGGCGCACCCCGAGGAGCCGGATCGGCTGGTCGAGGTCGAACAGCGCGAGCAACCCGATGGCGGTGGCGGTGACGACGCCGGTGTCGGCCGTCGGCGCGCTCAGCTTACGGATCTTCGTGCGGGTGTAGAAGCTGCTTGTGCGTACGGTCACCGCCACGCGGGTGACGACGCGGCCGGCCTCGACGACCTCGGTCACGGTCTGCTCGGCCAGGCTCGCCACCGCGGCGTCCATCTCGGCGCGGCCGGTCAGATCGTGCGGGAAGGTCACCACATGGCTCCGCGACCGCGGCACCCATGGCTGCGCACTTACCCTGTCGTCGCCACCTCCTTTGGCCAACAACAGGATCCACAACCCCGTCGTCGGTCCGAACGTCGACGTCAGCACCGTGGCGTCGGTCGCGGCGAGGTCGGCCACCGTGGTGATGCCCATGGCGCCGAGCTTCCTGGCCGTCTTTGGTCCGACTCCCCACAGCGCGTCGACCGGGCGGTCACCCATCGCGGACATCCAGTCGGCATCGGTGAGCATGAAGACCCCGCCCGGCTTCCCGAACCCGGTGGCGACCTTTGCGCGCTGCTTGTTGTCGCTGATGCCGACCGAGCACGACAGCCCGATGTCGGCGATCACCTCGCGGATGCGCTCGGCCAGCACGAGCGGATCATCCACGTCGGCGCCGAGGTAGGCCTCGTCCCAGCCCCACACCTCCACCGGGTGGCCCAGATCGCGCAACAGCCCCATCACCTGTTCGGACGCCTCGTCGTAGGCCGCGGTGTCCGACGGCAGGAACGTCGCGTCGGGGCATCGCCGCGCCGCTGCGCGCAGTGGCATCCCGGCGTGCACTCCGAACTCGCGCGCCGGGTACGACGCACAGGTGACTACCTTCCGTGGTTCCGTCGGGTCACCGCTGCCGCCGACGATGACGGGCAGCCCTCCAATTCGGGGTGCCTTCGCATCTCGACGGAGGCGAGGAACTGGTCGAGGTCGACGTGCAGGATCCAGCGTGGCATGCCTCACCGCCGACACGGTTTGACGGCCACGCCCTCACACGCGTCGGCCAACTGGTCGAGCGTGGCGCCGTCGGCGAGGCGGTGCTCGAGGTCGTCGGCCTCGAGGAGGGCGGTCAGGGCGGCGGCCTGCGCGGCGAGGTCTCCGGTGGTGCCCGCAGACTGCAGCAGCTTCCGGACGTGGGCGTCATGCAGGCGGAACGGCTCGGTGAACCGGGTCTGCCGATCGCGCCCGGCATCCGCGAGCAGGCCGTGGTGGTCGGGGACGAACGCGTGCCGGGCGCGTCCGTACGACAACAACCCTTCCAGCGGCGGGGCGCCGGGCCCGAGCGGCGGCGGCCCGGACAAAAAGGCCTGCTGCTCGGCTTCCTCGTCTTCGTCGAGCAGAACCATCAGACCCGTCCGGCTGCCGAAGCGGCGGAACAGCGTGCCCTTGCCGACTCGTGCGGCCGCGTGGCGAAGCGGTCTGGGGCGCTCACCGTTCCGACTTTAGCCGAGCCGGAATTCATCGGACCGGAGTCCGTTTAGCTGGGTAGAAACATCAGCGGTACTGGCCGAGTTGCCGTTCCACAAGAGGACATCGATCCGGTAGCCGAGCCGGTGCGGGCGCTCCGTGCCCGGGCCGTCGACACCGACGCGGCGTTCGCATCACCCCGAGTGCAGCGGGAGCATCCCCGGCGTGCCCAGCGACCCGGCAGCGTTTGCTGGCCGCATCTGGACGGCATCGACCCCGAGCCGGCTGTCGGAGCTCGATGGTAGACCTACCCAGATATAGCGACACACTCCTCGTTAGGCGTGGCGACACGCCGATGGGGCGGTTCGCGCGAGCTTACGACCTGGGAATTCCACCAATGTTGTTCAGAACATCTTGTATCCCTCGGCGATGTCCGCCACTAGGTGTAGTGTCTTGCACACCGACAGGCCACCAAGATTCGG contains:
- a CDS encoding class I SAM-dependent methyltransferase codes for the protein MSSDTVTVDDRQLAAKHRSMWASGDYPKLAAELVAPLGQVLVEAAGISAGDRVFDVAAGTGNAAIPAAATGAAVTASDLTPELLEAGRALAAQSGVELEWQEADAHTLPFADNDFDVVMSCIGVMFAPYHQRAAAELIRVCRPGGRIVLINWTPEGHIGRLFATMKPYMPSPPPGATPPPQWGREEHVRELLGDRVTDVVAQRRTLPVTHFADGAEFRDYFKAVYGPTIAAYRNVGDDSDRAAQLDTDLARLGDELMGGPSRMEWEYLLLTAGKA
- a CDS encoding phosphotransferase family protein; the protein is MPDAAQQLPTLTDDDVAALTRWARREGLGSTVTDVTPLAGGSQNVVVRLRLDERPMVLRRPPVHPRPASDKTMQREIAVLRTLAGSPVPHPGFIAGCEDLDVLGVVFYLMEEIDGFNPGNEVAEAYRHDPGMRHRVGLSYAAGLAQLGNVAWEGSELAAIKRPGSFLARQVPQFLRLLGSYRHDRYSPEWLPAVTDLAEWLESNRPADGEPGIMHGDAHLNNVLLRRDTPELAAFIDWEMCTVGDPLLDLGWMLICWPHEPNPINAGSELAALGGLASRRDLLDAYVSAGGRHTDALHWYLAMACFKLAVVIEGTWSRFLAGRATKEAGERLHTSATNLIDLGMRVAKGEDVFA
- a CDS encoding SDR family oxidoreductase; translated protein: MTQRSGFTGKRCLLTGAASGIGRATALRLARDGAELFLTDRDADGLQTTVADARALGGKVAMHRAFDISDYDAVVQFAADIHRAHPAMDIVMNIAGVSAWGTVDQLTHQHWKSMVDINLMGPIHVIETFVPPMVKARRGGHLVNVSSAAGLVALPWHAAYSASKYGLRGLSEVLRFDLARHRIGVSVVVPGAVKTPLVQTVQIAGVDRDDPNVKKWTERFSGHAVSPERVAERILAGVRRNRYLIYTSPDIRALYLFKRTMWWPYSVAMRQVNVLFTRALRPRR
- a CDS encoding cytochrome P450, yielding MATISTSDYLLDQARRRFTPTLNTIPGMGIVEERLRTKLHNNEWKQFVLAEPPAGSGLKPVMGDSGLPVLGHMIETFRSGPDYLLDVYETYGPLHYAYSPALPAVVALGPDATQAIFSNKNKDFSQRGWHPVIGPFFNRGLMMLDFDEHMYHRRIMQEAFTRTRLAGYVEHIDRVASQVIARDWVENDPRFLFYPAVKELTLDIASVVFMGHEPGTDKELVTKVNDAFTMATRAGGAIIRTSLPPFKWWRGLQARKVLDDYFEQRVKDRRGSQGTDMLTVLCHTADEDGNTFSDQDIVNHMIFLVMAAHDTSTSTLTTMAYHLSRNAEWQDRCREESQRLGDGPLDIQALEKLETLDLVTNESLRLVTPLPFNVRQTVRDTELLGHYLPADTNVVTWPSVNHHLPELWTDPEKFDPARFAEPRNEHKKHRYAFAPFGGGAHKCIGMVFGQLEIKTVMHRLLRRYRLEPSRPGYVSKLDYAGMPVPMDGMPIVLRPLR
- a CDS encoding ATP-dependent DNA ligase codes for the protein MLLVDVATASVDVSGMSSRLAKTARIADLLSRAGAEQDVRLIAVTVAWLSGELPQRQIGVGWAALRSLPEPAAAPTLTVTEVDAAFSEIGAAAGKGSQARRAALIAELFASATPVEQTFLRRLLTGELRQGALIGVMADAVAKATGVGAAEVRRAAMLAGALPAVAAAALTGGDAALAQFTLQVGTPVGPMLAQTATGVAEALDRLGGTAVFEAKLDGARVQIHRQGSDVAVYTRSLDDVTARLPEVVDAALALPVTDLIADAEAIALRPDGRPHRFQVTASRFGRAASGATQPLSVFVFDLLHVDGTDLLDHPTVDRVRVLDHLVPAAYRVDRLITDDGAAAQRFLEATLAAGHEGVMAKCPAAPYEAGRRGAGWLKVKPVHTLDLVVLAVEWGSGRRTGKLSNIHLGARDPATGGFVMLGKTFKGMTDAMLDWQTTRFLALADGPTDGYVVTVRPEQVVEIAFDGIQGSTRYPGGLALRFARVLRYRDDKSPAEADTVDTVRALYEHG
- a CDS encoding molybdopterin-dependent oxidoreductase, with translation MAGLPRTTRAWCGIAAAAVAVGVTELTAAPFGPEADARTAVGSAVIDTTPGPVKEWAIATFGMADKLVLSLLVVAVIAILAAVSAALQTRRVPVGSAAIVAGGVLGAAAVLSRSGADAVDLVPTIAGTVCGVAVLHLLLSGRVTDAAETATVDRGRRLSLMALGFLAAGGVAGVAGAALSRRAASVSGDRAAFSLPRVDVPAPSIPATVQPSGVALPSFVTPAADFYRIDTALSVPQLSRDQWQLRVHGMVDREITYRFADLERFEVVEKVVTLTCVSNLVGGDLVSNATWTGYRLRDVLGEAGIHADADMVLSTSKDGFTAGTPVEALTDSRDALLAIGMNGEPLPTEHGYPARLVVPGLYGYVSATKWVVDLELTRFDRAQAYWTRLGWSERGPIKTQSRIDVPRSGTDVASGPVTFGGVAWAQDRGVRAVEVRIDPPGGRGEWRQAQLGDSYSNDTWRLWSFPWDAKEPGRYTMTVRATDNTGVVQTEDRADPVPDGATGWHTVTFRVD
- a CDS encoding 2-isopropylmalate synthase gives rise to the protein MITTSPAVALTPTAGETAPHAWNSRLPRGLRKEVDEMTWDAFLDEYAPTAGPLRLGQWTCTDTERPAGRLGPQARNFQATLALGDRIATATAAACGPIAALTAMLHDQGIAVELVAFHQIPAGSHTATFIRGSDGTHTEWAMGWSQDPTQSALRAVIACANRLLAA
- a CDS encoding TetR/AcrR family transcriptional regulator yields the protein MTAQSATPEIRRRRGDRQRDAIVAAVRELLEEQPFADLSVSAISERAGVARSGFYFYFDSKYAVLAVIVADAMAELDKLTHDFAPRESDESPDTFARRMVGYAAAVFASNNPIVRATTLARNTDAQIREIMNDFEDTVIEKIVGLVRQDEGVRPISEDLPALVRTLTATTAMTLSRDSGFIGRGADPARALDVVERLWLYGLWGSSEVRARLSGRAGG